From the genome of Nicotiana tabacum cultivar K326 chromosome 17, ASM71507v2, whole genome shotgun sequence:
GGATTCTTTATACAAATAGCCAGTCGAATGTACTATTTATTTTTCTAGCCACtagattatatattgattatatatgattatacacatattatacatggattacacatatattatacatccgcTGGCTAATTTAAGTTAACATATCGTAACCTAACTCGTTCAACATGATCCAACCTCCTCtttctttaatttgatttttgtaaAATATAGATCTAATAAATGTTCTTGAATTATTAGTTTAAATTCATTCAAATTTACATAAATTTCATTCTCCAAAGTGAATTTTGTGCATTTGGGGTTGCATTTTGATCCTTCGGGTAATACTTTTTTGACTCGTTTTGTAATTTAGCAAACAAACGTGTCATAACCCACCCAAAGCCTCAGAAataggggtgttcaaaccgaaccggaaaatcgcaccaaaccgaaaaatcaaaccaaaatgattaaaaacccgactaggtttggtttggtattgagtgaaaaaatacgagccaaaccgacatataaatatataatttttatatatacttttaagattttatatgaaattttctttaaataatgtctagaaatatttgggattctcttatgggatataatatttaatagaatatgaagcgctccatatttattaaccttaaataatgggttgtatgatcatttttttatcaagtgttactgaaatgcgtcaatctcgTTGTTCTTCTATATTCctatgtcaagatctattaaattcttatatctttttcgaatttgaagtgggGGTGAGTCTTCATCATCACattgaattttatgtttaattattaaaattcggttaaccttgaaagtgtatatcaacaaaaaattattgttagacgacaaaaaaaataactatcatgtgttactaagaaaattctcccataaaaatatgttaatagataatatatttgtaattttttaaattactaaacatatatttacttataaaaaatttaacaaagtaagattgaaataatatttaagtaacaaaaagTCCGAAAAACACGACAAAATCGAACCAGTCCAAACTGATATAGATGGTTGATTTGGTTCGGTTTttaaaaaccgaaccaatccggtccatgtacacccctgcTGCTTCGAGTTGGTTGAGTGGTTTACTAAAAGTTAGATTGATTTTATCACATGTATTCTCAGGTAACAAGCTTGATGTTAGTGAGCATCTCAGAACTAAAAAGATCCAGGAGCTAATTGATTTTTGTCACAAGAGTGCCAACAATGGTGAAGCAGTGGATATTGGCAGAGCAGCTTTTAGAACTTCCCTGAATTTGCTGTCAAACACCATTTTCTCTAAAGATTTGAGTGACCCATTTTCTGATTCCGCTAAGGAATTTAAGGACTTGGTGTGGAACATTATGGTTGAGATTGGTAAACCAAATTTGGTGGACTATTTCCCTTTTCTTGAGAAAATTGATCCACAAGGTATAAGGCGGCGCATGACCGATCATTTTACTAAGATTCTTGACCTTATGAGTGGTTTGATTGATGAGCGGCTAAAGGAAAGGAAAATGAGAAACTATGCAAATGTTGATGTTTTAGATGCCCTTCTCAACATTAGCCCAGAAGAGCTTGACAGGAATCACATCGAGCATATGTGTCTGGTTTGTTCCCTGCTCCTTCTATTATTTGTGAGGTTGCCATAGATGGATGATTAACACATCTAAAATTCAGTTGACAGAGAGAGTAtactttttgaatatttaattctATTATGTTTCAACATCTCCTCCCGTGTGAACTTTTATTTTTCATAGCCTGTGAAActatgttttctttttttgttcttttgctAGTAGCTTTGAACTCAGAACATGTTAACCACCTCATTTAAAAGTTTAAACTTTAGATAAAGCACACTTTTAATTTATTGAATTTTATTATGTTTCAACTAGTTTTATGTTTGTTAGATTGGTTAAATTCTTGTGGCAACAACGCCCCGCCTTAGGTCCCCTTTTTTCCGTGACCACATTTCAGTTTGACCAATTGAAAGCAACATATGCTATGTAACCTTTTACTAGATTATATGTGGCATCTACATCATAGGATCTTACAGTAGTAAGTTTTACAGGACTTGTTTGCAGCAGGGACTGATACAACATCAAATACATTGGAGTGGGCAATGGCAGAACTACTCCAGAATCCACATATTTTGGAGAAAGCCCAAGAAGAACTTGCACAAATGATTGGCAGAGGTAAACTAGTAGATGAAGCTGATATTGCACAGCTACCTTACTTGCGATGCATCGTGAAAGAAACCTTACGAATACACCCTCAGGCTCCTTTCTTAATTCCGCGCAAAGTGGAGGATGATGTTGAGCTTTGTGGTTATATTGTTCCAAAAGACTCGAAAGTTCTAGTGAATGTGTGGGCAATTGGGCGCGACTCTGTCCTATGGGAAAATCCTTTGGTCTTTAAGCCAGAGAGGTTCTGGGAGTCAGAAATAGATGTTCGAGGTCGGGATTTTGAGCTCATACCATTTGGTGCTGGTCGGAGAATTTGTCCTGGATTGCCTTTGGCGATCAGGATGATTCCAGTAGCACTAGGTTCATTGCTAAATACACTTAACTGGAAGCTACAAGGTGGAATTGCACCTAAAGATTTGGACATGGAGGAAAAATTTGGTATAACAGTGGCAAAAGCTCAACCTCTGCTAGCTATCCCTATTCCACTGTAGGAATAACGTTAAGACTTTAAGTAAGTATATTACGAGTAATATAGTAAGCAACCGTATTTCTTTGTGAATGGATGCAGACGCAGTACAaagattaaaaatatatatatatgaatcgaGCCAAAAGCATTTGGATGAATCATCACGTACTGTCAAAGGAGCAACATAGGACATTTGTATCTGTAGAATATATCCTTAGGTATCCTTAAAAATAAGACCATGTCTAATTTTAAGTTTTGGCTCCTCTCCTGAATGTATCCTTAATTCGAAGTGCAACTGATGATATATTCCTTTGCTTGGCATCaaacattttctatttttaat
Proteins encoded in this window:
- the LOC107796412 gene encoding geraniol 8-hydroxylase, whose protein sequence is MDYVFILLGLSFAWILVRELMSLRRNKSSKRLAPGPFPLPIIGNLHLLGDQPHKSLAQLAKVHGPIMNLKFGQINTVVISSSVLAKEVMQKQDLTFSNRCVPDALRACNHYDFSVLWLPVNHDSRWRTLRKIMNSNIFSGNKLDVSEHLRTKKIQELIDFCHKSANNGEAVDIGRAAFRTSLNLLSNTIFSKDLSDPFSDSAKEFKDLVWNIMVEIGKPNLVDYFPFLEKIDPQGIRRRMTDHFTKILDLMSGLIDERLKERKMRNYANVDVLDALLNISPEELDRNHIEHMCLDLFAAGTDTTSNTLEWAMAELLQNPHILEKAQEELAQMIGRGKLVDEADIAQLPYLRCIVKETLRIHPQAPFLIPRKVEDDVELCGYIVPKDSKVLVNVWAIGRDSVLWENPLVFKPERFWESEIDVRGRDFELIPFGAGRRICPGLPLAIRMIPVALGSLLNTLNWKLQGGIAPKDLDMEEKFGITVAKAQPLLAIPIPL